A window from Pseudomonadota bacterium encodes these proteins:
- a CDS encoding PilT/PilU family type 4a pilus ATPase encodes MILEPAAEKALMEWTFFRHAMEEGASDLHIVTGHPPMAQIHGQVEKFGAEPLSADDVLNVFQLIADRTLRGDFFAGHTQDLDYTIELPGQRRRLRVNVFQQYTGLSMALRLLSNRLKTFEELGLPKTFEKLAFEKSGLVLVTGGTGSGKSTTLVSMLERINEKQKRHVITIEDPIEVVFESKKALIEQREIPTHVPDFSVALRSAMREAPHVILVGEIRDSDTAVMTLRAAQVGALVMATLHTRSAGETITRFLSMFADGWRTGARGQLADTLRGIMCQNLVPMKNGRGRVVAAEVLMGTTAAKHLIRDDRGHLLHSVMEIASTDGMITMEQSLYKLFQDGQIELQTAFDNCNDKQAFLAQVTPEQQKSLLIEWETELELKNLERVKEAKVRQAQVRQL; translated from the coding sequence ATGATTCTCGAGCCCGCCGCGGAGAAGGCCTTGATGGAGTGGACGTTCTTTCGCCACGCCATGGAGGAGGGGGCCTCCGACCTCCACATCGTCACCGGCCACCCCCCCATGGCCCAGATCCACGGGCAGGTTGAGAAGTTCGGCGCCGAACCCCTGAGTGCCGACGATGTGCTCAACGTCTTCCAGCTCATCGCCGACCGAACCCTGCGCGGCGATTTCTTTGCGGGGCACACGCAAGATCTAGACTACACCATCGAGCTGCCCGGCCAGCGACGCCGTTTGCGCGTGAACGTGTTCCAGCAGTACACCGGGCTCTCGATGGCGCTTCGCCTGCTGTCGAATCGCCTCAAGACCTTCGAGGAGCTCGGGCTGCCGAAGACCTTCGAGAAGCTGGCGTTCGAGAAATCGGGCCTCGTGCTCGTGACGGGGGGAACCGGCTCGGGCAAGTCGACCACCCTGGTGTCGATGCTGGAGCGCATCAACGAGAAACAGAAGCGCCACGTCATCACCATCGAAGATCCCATCGAGGTGGTCTTCGAGAGCAAGAAGGCGCTCATCGAGCAGCGCGAGATCCCCACCCACGTGCCGGACTTCAGCGTTGCGCTGCGCAGCGCCATGCGCGAGGCGCCGCACGTGATTCTCGTGGGGGAGATCCGCGATTCAGACACGGCCGTGATGACGCTGCGCGCCGCGCAGGTGGGAGCCCTGGTGATGGCCACGCTGCACACCCGGAGCGCGGGTGAGACCATCACGCGATTCCTGTCGATGTTCGCAGACGGCTGGCGAACCGGTGCGCGCGGGCAGCTGGCCGATACGCTACGGGGCATCATGTGCCAGAACCTCGTGCCCATGAAGAACGGTCGCGGGCGTGTGGTCGCGGCCGAGGTGCTTATGGGCACCACCGCCGCAAAGCATCTCATTCGCGACGACCGCGGGCACCTGTTGCACTCGGTGATGGAGATCGCGTCGACCGATGGCATGATCACCATGGAGCAGTCGCTGTACAAGCTGTTCCAAGATGGTCAGATCGAGCTTCAGACCGCCTTCGACAACTGCAACGACAAGCAGGCGTTCCTCGCGCAGGTGACCCCCGAGCAGCAGAAGAGCCTGCTCATCGAGTGGGAGACCGAGCTCGAGCTCAAGAACCTCGAACGGGTCAAAGAGGCCAAGGTGCGCCAGGCGCAGGTTCGCCAGCTCTAG
- a CDS encoding VCBS repeat-containing protein — protein sequence MFGGRQWQQSLPRDKRLQAPSKAAKLATHKGISRVERVQSKLFPQFGYWRPQPVQQRRSPRISAIRGFIQRRAVVTLTLLGGVALLLGGCAVAQGATGSIALGVVGLWLAGISLVGLLSGCATGSGSLGPGSPLTDSLPAAVPTPTPVVPVAVALRFAQQPTARVAGAQALTPITPAPQVEAIDASGNRVTSFTGSITVALGTTPPGAVLLGTTTRNAVAGVATFNDLQMSISGSYTLQASSSGLQSGTSSVSFVANPIPLAYATAKQYSTGTSPVSVSVGDFNNDGNLDLAVTNRDASTVSVLLGNGDGTFNAIQTLAVGATPYGVAVGDFNGDNKLDIVIASYGNSVSVLQGEGDGTFKTAQNIHHRRRQRRRLHRCRRLQLHQQQRVGAAGQRQRQLQGCADLRRGKEPV from the coding sequence ATGTTCGGTGGACGCCAGTGGCAGCAATCGCTGCCGCGAGACAAGCGCCTCCAGGCACCCAGCAAGGCGGCGAAGCTCGCCACTCACAAAGGAATCTCGAGAGTAGAGCGCGTACAGTCCAAACTCTTTCCCCAGTTTGGGTACTGGAGGCCTCAACCCGTGCAACAGCGACGCAGCCCACGCATCTCGGCGATTCGCGGCTTCATTCAGAGACGAGCCGTTGTGACCCTCACCCTTCTTGGAGGTGTGGCTCTCCTGCTTGGGGGATGCGCAGTTGCGCAGGGCGCCACTGGGAGCATCGCGCTGGGCGTCGTGGGCCTCTGGCTCGCGGGCATCTCGCTGGTGGGACTGCTCAGCGGCTGCGCCACCGGCAGCGGTTCGCTGGGTCCGGGGAGCCCGCTCACCGATTCCCTCCCGGCCGCCGTTCCCACCCCAACGCCCGTGGTGCCCGTGGCCGTCGCCCTCCGGTTCGCGCAGCAGCCCACGGCACGCGTTGCGGGTGCGCAGGCTCTCACCCCCATCACCCCAGCGCCCCAGGTCGAGGCCATCGACGCCAGCGGAAACCGGGTCACCAGCTTCACCGGCTCCATCACCGTCGCCCTGGGCACAACGCCGCCCGGTGCGGTGCTGCTGGGCACCACCACGCGCAACGCTGTGGCGGGCGTGGCCACCTTCAACGACCTGCAGATGAGCATCTCCGGATCCTACACCCTGCAGGCCTCGTCGAGCGGACTGCAGAGCGGCACGAGCAGCGTGAGCTTCGTCGCCAATCCGATTCCGCTGGCGTACGCGACAGCAAAGCAGTATTCCACGGGAACCTCTCCGGTCTCCGTCAGCGTCGGTGATTTCAACAACGACGGGAATCTCGACCTGGCCGTGACCAACCGCGATGCTTCTACCGTCTCGGTACTGCTGGGCAACGGTGATGGAACGTTCAACGCAATCCAGACCCTGGCCGTGGGAGCCACCCCGTACGGTGTCGCCGTCGGTGATTTCAACGGCGACAACAAGCTCGACATCGTCATCGCGAGCTACGGCAACTCGGTCTCGGTACTGCAGGGCGAAGGCGACGGGACGTTCAAGACCGCGCAGAACATTCACCACCGCCGACGTCAACGGCGACGGCTACATCGATGTCGTCGTCTCCAACTTCATCAGCAACAACGTGTCGGTGCTGCTGGGCAACGGCAACGGCAGCTTCAAGGCTGCGCAGACCTTCGCCGCGGGAAAGAGCCCGTTTGA
- a CDS encoding LLM class flavin-dependent oxidoreductase, which translates to MFTIALHENGPLATLEAIARAEALGVSAAWLTSGTQEQMTVLAVAASQTRSIRLGTAVVPTWLRHPVVLAQQTAVIEALAPGRFTLGVGPSHAPLMADMYGIEFTRPLTQSREYIAVLRQAFTSGKVDFDGDFFHVHAPAAPKSAVPIMLSALREASFAAAGACADGAIAWVCPAPYLASKARTALEAGAREAGRETPPLIGHVMLAVCEDETQVRADARERLAIYPRLPFYARMLDEAGDAEGAAGRVSDRMIDAIVVHGSEDACVEKLRAFKQASTADQLIASIMVVGRARADGLEAAMRVVARA; encoded by the coding sequence ATGTTCACCATCGCCCTTCACGAGAACGGCCCCCTCGCAACCCTCGAAGCCATCGCCCGCGCCGAGGCCCTCGGCGTTTCGGCGGCATGGCTCACCAGCGGGACGCAGGAGCAGATGACGGTACTTGCCGTCGCGGCTTCGCAGACGCGATCAATCAGGCTGGGAACCGCCGTGGTTCCCACCTGGCTGCGTCACCCCGTTGTGCTGGCGCAGCAGACCGCGGTCATCGAGGCCCTGGCGCCAGGGCGGTTCACCCTGGGTGTGGGGCCGAGCCACGCCCCCTTGATGGCTGACATGTACGGTATCGAGTTCACCCGCCCGCTCACGCAGTCGCGCGAGTACATCGCGGTTCTGCGACAGGCATTCACCTCGGGCAAGGTCGACTTCGACGGCGATTTCTTTCACGTGCACGCCCCCGCGGCTCCGAAGAGCGCTGTCCCCATCATGCTCTCGGCCCTTCGCGAGGCCTCGTTCGCCGCAGCAGGCGCATGCGCCGACGGAGCCATCGCCTGGGTGTGCCCCGCCCCCTATCTGGCCTCGAAGGCGCGCACCGCCCTCGAAGCGGGTGCCCGCGAGGCAGGGAGAGAGACGCCACCGCTCATCGGCCACGTCATGCTTGCGGTCTGCGAAGATGAGACGCAAGTGCGTGCCGACGCGCGAGAGCGTCTGGCCATCTATCCCCGGCTGCCCTTCTACGCCCGCATGCTCGACGAAGCCGGTGACGCGGAGGGTGCCGCCGGGCGGGTGAGCGATCGCATGATCGACGCCATCGTGGTGCACGGCAGCGAAGACGCGTGCGTCGAGAAGCTGCGCGCCTTCAAGCAGGCCTCGACCGCAGATCAGCTCATCGCCTCCATCATGGTGGTGGGGCGCGCGCGCGCCGATGGTCTCGAGGCCGCCATGCGTGTGGTGGCGCGGGCGTAA
- a CDS encoding VCBS repeat-containing protein has translation MERSTQSRPWPWEPPRTVSPSVISTATTSSTSSSRATATRSRYCRAKATGRSRPRRTFTTADVNGDGYIDVVVSNFISNNVSVLLGNGNGSFKAAQTFAAGKSPFEIVTADVNGDGHLDIITADANGATVSVLLGNGNGSFKAPQAFGTGGTPNSVAVADVNLDGKLDIVTTNNTSNSLSVLLGNGNGTFKGQTFIPVASAAQAATVSIADLNADGKPDIVYGDAYDANVWVLLGNGDGTFEAAQNFVVGTSPELPTSVALADLNKDGKIDIVTANAIQNSVSVLLHD, from the coding sequence ATGGAACGTTCAACGCAATCCAGACCCTGGCCGTGGGAGCCACCCCGTACGGTGTCGCCGTCGGTGATTTCAACGGCGACAACAAGCTCGACATCGTCATCGCGAGCTACGGCAACTCGGTCTCGGTACTGCAGGGCGAAGGCGACGGGACGTTCAAGACCGCGCAGAACATTCACCACCGCCGACGTCAACGGCGACGGCTACATCGATGTCGTCGTCTCCAACTTCATCAGCAACAACGTGTCGGTGCTGCTGGGCAACGGCAACGGCAGCTTCAAGGCTGCGCAGACCTTCGCCGCGGGAAAGAGCCCGTTTGAGATCGTCACCGCCGACGTCAATGGCGATGGTCACCTCGACATCATCACCGCAGATGCCAACGGCGCAACCGTTTCGGTGCTGCTGGGCAACGGCAATGGCAGCTTCAAGGCCCCACAGGCCTTCGGCACCGGGGGCACCCCAAACAGTGTCGCCGTCGCCGACGTCAACCTCGACGGCAAGCTCGACATCGTGACCACCAACAACACCAGCAACAGCCTCTCGGTGCTGCTGGGGAATGGCAACGGCACCTTCAAGGGCCAGACGTTCATTCCCGTGGCGTCGGCGGCACAAGCCGCGACCGTGAGCATCGCCGACCTCAACGCCGACGGCAAGCCCGACATCGTCTACGGCGACGCTTACGACGCAAACGTCTGGGTGCTGCTGGGCAACGGCGACGGCACGTTCGAGGCCGCGCAGAACTTCGTCGTGGGCACCTCGCCTGAACTGCCCACCTCGGTCGCCCTCGCCGATCTCAACAAAGACGGCAAGATCGACATCGTCACGGCCAACGCAATCCAGAACTCCGTCTCGGTGCTGCTGCACGACTGA